A region from the Dinoroseobacter shibae DFL 12 = DSM 16493 genome encodes:
- the pcaD gene encoding 3-oxoadipate enol-lactonase, whose product MPEFTRDGVRLHYRDEGPRDGPVVVFANSLGTDLRLWEPILPLLPPGLRIVRYDMRGHGQSDVPPAPYTMGALVSDAEGLLDHLGIRDCVFVGLSIGGMVAQGLAVKRLDLVRAMVLSNTAARIGSPKLWQDRIDGVRAGGVAALTDAILERWFSRAFLTDPRLPFWRDMVLATPDEGYIGCSAAISGTDFYTPTSGLRLPTLGIAGSEDGSTPPDLVRETVNLIPGSRFVLLRRAGHLPHVEQPEAYAEALTDFLRETGHLGAATPG is encoded by the coding sequence ATGCCTGAGTTCACCCGCGACGGCGTGCGCCTGCATTACCGCGACGAAGGCCCGCGCGACGGGCCAGTGGTGGTCTTCGCCAACTCGCTCGGCACCGACCTGCGCCTGTGGGAGCCGATCCTGCCCCTGCTGCCCCCGGGCTTGCGGATTGTCCGCTACGACATGCGCGGGCACGGACAATCCGACGTGCCCCCCGCCCCCTACACCATGGGTGCGCTGGTCTCGGATGCCGAGGGGCTGCTCGATCATCTGGGGATCAGGGATTGCGTCTTTGTCGGCCTCTCGATCGGCGGGATGGTCGCCCAGGGGCTGGCGGTCAAGCGGCTGGACCTGGTGCGCGCCATGGTGCTGTCGAACACCGCCGCCAGGATCGGCTCGCCCAAGCTCTGGCAGGATCGCATCGACGGGGTCCGCGCGGGCGGGGTCGCGGCGCTCACGGACGCGATTCTCGAACGCTGGTTCTCCCGCGCCTTCCTCACCGACCCGCGCCTGCCCTTTTGGCGCGACATGGTGCTGGCCACCCCGGACGAGGGGTATATCGGTTGCTCCGCGGCGATCTCGGGGACGGACTTCTACACGCCGACCAGCGGGCTGCGCCTGCCGACCCTGGGCATCGCCGGGTCCGAAGACGGCTCGACCCCGCCGGATCTCGTGCGCGAAACGGTGAACCTGATCCCCGGCTCGCGCTTCGTGCTGCTGCGCCGGGCGGGCCACCTGCCCCATGTGGAACAGCCCGAGGCCTATGCCGAGGCGCTAACCGATTTCCTGCGCGAAACCGGCCATCTGGGGGCCGCGACGCCGGGGTAA
- a CDS encoding enoyl-ACP reductase FabI yields the protein MTGVLQGKKGLIMGVANERSIAWGIARAAAEAGAELAFTYQGEGFGKRVRPLATSVGSDILVDVDVTDDASLDLAFETLKDRWGSLDFLVHAIAYSDKAELTGRFLNTSRENFKTSLDISCYSLIEVTRRAHAMMPAGGTILTMTYQGSNRVTPFYNVMGVAKAALESAVRYLANDLGPDGIRVNAISPGPMKTLAGAAIGGARKTYRQTEQNAPLRANATLEAVGGTAVWLISDAGACTTGEIVRVDGGYHVLGMPQAENI from the coding sequence ATGACCGGTGTCTTGCAGGGCAAAAAAGGCCTGATCATGGGCGTCGCCAACGAACGCTCCATCGCCTGGGGCATCGCCCGGGCGGCGGCGGAGGCGGGGGCGGAACTGGCCTTCACCTACCAGGGCGAAGGCTTCGGCAAACGCGTCCGCCCGCTGGCGACAAGCGTCGGCTCGGACATCCTGGTGGATGTGGACGTGACCGACGATGCCTCCCTCGATCTGGCCTTCGAGACCCTGAAGGACCGCTGGGGCAGCCTCGATTTTCTCGTCCACGCCATCGCCTATTCCGACAAGGCCGAACTGACCGGCCGGTTCCTCAATACCTCGCGCGAGAACTTCAAGACCTCGCTCGACATCTCCTGCTACTCGCTGATCGAGGTGACCCGCCGGGCGCATGCGATGATGCCCGCGGGCGGCACGATCCTGACCATGACCTACCAGGGCTCCAACCGGGTGACGCCGTTCTACAATGTGATGGGCGTGGCCAAGGCGGCGCTGGAATCGGCGGTGCGCTATCTCGCCAACGATCTCGGCCCGGACGGGATCCGCGTCAACGCGATCTCGCCCGGCCCGATGAAGACGCTGGCGGGCGCGGCCATCGGCGGCGCGCGCAAGACCTACCGGCAGACCGAGCAGAACGCGCCCCTGCGCGCCAATGCCACGCTGGAGGCCGTGGGCGGCACCGCGGTCTGGCTGATCTCCGATGCGGGCGCCTGCACCACCGGGGAAATCGTGCGCGTCGACGGCGGCTATCACGTCCTGGGCATGCCGCAAGCCGAGAACATCTGA
- the fabB gene encoding beta-ketoacyl-ACP synthase I, whose amino-acid sequence MRRVVITGMGIVSPIGNTVSEVEASLRAGRSGITFAETYAENGFRSQVHGVPDIVLEDHIDKRNLRFMGPGAAFNFIAMQQAIADSGLEDSNVSNERSGLIMGSGGPSTSNFFQAFKTVKEKGAPKRMGPFMVTRCMSSTNSACLATPFKIKGVNYSITSACSTSAHCIGNGVELIQMGKQDIVFAGGGEEIDWTLSCLFDAMGAMSSKYNDTPTTASRTFDATRDGFVIAGGGGVLVLEELEHAKARGAKIYAEVTGYGATSDGYDMVAPSGEGGERSMRQAIATLPEGRSVDYINAHGTSTPVGDVTEIEAVRRVFGEGTTPPVASTKSLTGHSLGATGVHEAIYSLIMMNKGFIAASANITELDPAIHPEEIVTELREGVTLDSVLSNSFGFGGTNATLLMSRYLD is encoded by the coding sequence ATGCGTCGCGTCGTCATCACCGGGATGGGCATCGTCTCCCCGATCGGCAATACCGTGTCCGAGGTCGAGGCCAGCCTGCGCGCGGGCCGCTCGGGCATCACCTTCGCCGAAACCTATGCCGAGAACGGCTTCCGCAGCCAGGTCCACGGCGTGCCGGACATCGTGCTCGAAGACCATATCGACAAGCGCAACCTGCGCTTCATGGGCCCCGGCGCCGCGTTCAACTTCATCGCCATGCAACAGGCCATCGCCGATAGCGGGCTGGAGGACAGCAATGTCTCCAACGAACGCTCCGGGCTGATCATGGGCTCGGGCGGGCCGTCCACCTCGAACTTCTTCCAGGCGTTCAAGACGGTCAAGGAAAAGGGCGCGCCCAAGCGGATGGGGCCGTTCATGGTCACGCGCTGCATGTCGTCCACCAACTCCGCCTGCCTCGCGACACCGTTCAAGATTAAGGGCGTGAACTACTCGATCACCTCGGCCTGCTCCACCTCCGCCCATTGCATCGGCAACGGGGTGGAACTGATCCAGATGGGCAAGCAGGACATCGTGTTCGCCGGCGGCGGCGAGGAGATCGACTGGACCCTGTCGTGCCTCTTCGACGCCATGGGCGCGATGAGCTCGAAATACAACGACACCCCCACCACCGCCTCGCGCACCTTCGATGCGACCCGCGACGGCTTCGTGATCGCCGGCGGCGGCGGGGTGCTGGTGCTGGAGGAACTCGAACACGCCAAGGCGCGCGGCGCGAAAATCTACGCCGAGGTCACCGGCTACGGCGCGACCTCGGACGGCTACGACATGGTCGCGCCCTCGGGCGAAGGCGGCGAGCGGTCGATGCGCCAGGCCATCGCCACCCTGCCCGAAGGCCGCAGCGTCGACTACATCAACGCCCATGGCACCTCGACCCCCGTGGGCGACGTGACCGAGATCGAGGCCGTGCGCCGCGTCTTCGGCGAAGGCACCACCCCGCCCGTCGCCTCCACCAAGTCCCTGACCGGACACTCGCTGGGCGCGACCGGCGTGCACGAGGCGATCTATTCGCTGATCATGATGAACAAGGGCTTCATCGCGGCCTCGGCCAACATCACCGAGCTCGACCCGGCGATCCACCCTGAGGAAATCGTGACAGAACTGCGCGAGGGTGTCACACTCGATTCCGTGCTCTCCAACAGCTTCGGCTTCGGCGGCACCAATGCGACGCTGCTGATGTCGCGCTACCTGGACTGA
- the fabA gene encoding bifunctional 3-hydroxydecanoyl-ACP dehydratase/trans-2-decenoyl-ACP isomerase, with the protein MAQFPTQFDKDDLLKCARGELFGPGNAQLPAPPMLMMDRITEVSGDAGAHGKGHIVAEFDITPELWFFDCHFPGNPIMPGCLGLDGLWQLTGFNLGWRGWQGRGYALGVGEVKLTGMVRPDRKMLRYFVDFTKAVQTRRLTMGVADGRVEADGEVIYQVKDMKVALSEN; encoded by the coding sequence ATGGCACAGTTTCCGACGCAGTTCGACAAGGACGACCTTCTGAAATGCGCACGCGGAGAGCTGTTCGGCCCGGGCAATGCCCAACTGCCCGCGCCCCCCATGCTGATGATGGACCGCATCACCGAGGTCAGCGGCGACGCGGGTGCCCATGGCAAGGGCCATATCGTGGCCGAGTTCGACATCACGCCGGAGCTGTGGTTCTTCGACTGCCACTTCCCCGGCAACCCGATCATGCCCGGCTGTCTCGGCCTCGACGGTCTGTGGCAGCTGACGGGCTTCAACCTGGGCTGGCGCGGCTGGCAGGGGCGCGGCTACGCGCTCGGCGTGGGCGAGGTCAAGCTGACCGGCATGGTCCGCCCCGACCGCAAGATGCTGCGCTATTTCGTGGACTTCACCAAGGCCGTGCAGACCCGGCGCCTGACCATGGGCGTGGCCGACGGGCGTGTCGAGGCCGATGGCGAGGTCATCTACCAGGTCAAGGACATGAAAGTCGCTCTTTCCGAAAACTGA
- the irrA gene encoding iron response transcriptional regulator IrrA: MRAQGLERGTEWLATGGVRPTKQRVTLAALLVGDGRDRHVTAESLYAAALAGGERVSLATVYNTLRAFCDAGLVQEITVDGSKSYFDTRIDDHPHFYWEEDNTLTDAPAEELEISRLPAIPEGTEISKVDVVIRLRKA; encoded by the coding sequence ATGCGCGCGCAAGGTTTGGAACGAGGGACGGAGTGGCTGGCGACGGGCGGGGTGCGTCCGACGAAGCAACGCGTGACCCTGGCCGCGTTGCTGGTGGGCGACGGGCGGGACCGGCACGTCACCGCCGAGAGCCTCTACGCCGCCGCGCTGGCGGGGGGGGAGCGGGTGTCGCTGGCGACGGTCTACAACACGCTGCGGGCGTTCTGCGACGCCGGGCTGGTGCAGGAGATCACGGTCGACGGCTCCAAGAGCTATTTCGACACGCGGATCGACGACCACCCGCATTTCTACTGGGAAGAGGACAATACCCTCACCGACGCCCCGGCCGAGGAGCTGGAGATCTCGCGCCTGCCGGCGATCCCGGAGGGCACGGAGATCTCGAAGGTCGATGTGGTGATCCGGCTGCGCAAGGCCTGA
- the metK gene encoding methionine adenosyltransferase, with protein MTARQNYQFTSESVSEGHPDKVCDRISDAILDAFLAEEPEARVACETFATTDRVVIGGEVGLSDQERLKDYMGKIDTIARDCIRDIGYEQDRFHWKTVEITNLLHEQSAHIAQGVNASGTKEEGAGDQGIMFGYAVDETPELMPAPICYAHAILRRLAEVRKSGAEPTLGPDAKSQLTVRYEGGKPVGVSSIVLSTQHLDPAMTSADVRAVVEPYIRQELPEGWIDDATEWWVNPTGKFVIGGPDGDAGLTGRKIIVDTYGGAALHGGGAFSGKDPTKVDRSAAYAARYLAKNVVAAGLAHRCTIQLSYAIGVAKPLSIYADTHGTGKVHESRIETAVGQLMDLSPRGIREHLGLNKPIFQRTAAYGHFGRAAEADGGFSWERTDLTEALKAAV; from the coding sequence ATGACAGCCCGCCAAAATTACCAGTTCACCTCCGAATCCGTATCGGAGGGGCATCCCGACAAGGTGTGTGACCGCATCTCGGATGCCATTCTCGATGCCTTCCTGGCCGAAGAGCCCGAGGCCCGCGTCGCCTGCGAAACCTTCGCCACCACGGACCGCGTCGTCATCGGCGGCGAGGTCGGTCTGTCCGACCAGGAGCGGCTCAAGGACTACATGGGCAAGATCGACACGATCGCCCGCGACTGCATCCGCGACATCGGCTACGAGCAGGACAGATTCCACTGGAAGACCGTGGAGATCACCAACCTGCTGCACGAGCAATCCGCCCATATCGCCCAGGGCGTGAACGCCTCGGGCACCAAGGAGGAAGGCGCGGGCGACCAGGGCATCATGTTCGGCTACGCCGTGGACGAGACGCCGGAGCTGATGCCCGCGCCGATCTGCTATGCCCACGCGATCCTGCGGCGGCTGGCGGAGGTGCGCAAATCCGGCGCCGAGCCGACCCTGGGGCCCGATGCCAAGTCGCAGCTGACCGTCCGCTACGAAGGCGGCAAGCCGGTGGGCGTGAGCTCGATCGTGCTGTCGACCCAGCACCTGGACCCGGCGATGACCTCCGCTGACGTGCGCGCGGTGGTCGAACCCTATATCCGCCAGGAGCTGCCCGAGGGCTGGATCGACGACGCGACCGAATGGTGGGTGAACCCCACGGGCAAGTTCGTGATCGGCGGGCCGGACGGGGATGCGGGCCTGACCGGGCGCAAGATCATCGTCGACACCTATGGCGGCGCGGCGCTGCATGGCGGCGGGGCGTTCTCGGGCAAGGATCCGACCAAGGTGGACCGTTCCGCGGCCTATGCGGCGCGGTACCTGGCCAAGAACGTGGTGGCCGCGGGGCTCGCGCATCGCTGCACGATCCAGCTGAGCTACGCAATCGGGGTGGCCAAGCCGCTGTCGATCTATGCCGACACCCACGGGACCGGCAAGGTGCACGAGAGCCGGATCGAGACCGCCGTGGGGCAGCTGATGGATCTGTCGCCCCGCGGCATCCGGGAGCATCTGGGCCTGAACAAGCCGATCTTCCAGCGCACGGCGGCCTATGGCCATTTCGGCCGCGCCGCCGAAGCGGATGGCGGGTTCAGCTGGGAACGCACCGACCTGACCGAGGCGCTCAAGGCCGCGGTCTGA